Genomic DNA from Anaerolineae bacterium:
TATCCCCCGGCATCACCATCTCCACCCCCTCTGGCAGCGTCACCGTCCCCGTCACGTCCATCGTCCGAATGTAAAACTGCGGCCGATACCCGCTGAAAAACGGCGTGTGCCGTCCCCCTTCCTCCTTCCGCAACACATACACCTCTCCCAAAAAGCTGGTGTGCGGCGTGATCGACCCCGGCTTCGCCAACACCATCCCCCGTTCCACCTCATCCCGCTCAATCCCCCGCAGCAAGCACCCCACATTGTCCCCGGCCAACCCCTCCGTCAACGTCTTCCGAAACATCT
This window encodes:
- the tuf gene encoding elongation factor Tu (EF-Tu; promotes GTP-dependent binding of aminoacyl-tRNA to the A-site of ribosomes during protein biosynthesis; when the tRNA anticodon matches the mRNA codon, GTP hydrolysis results; the inactive EF-Tu-GDP leaves the ribosome and release of GDP is promoted by elongation factor Ts; many prokaryotes have two copies of the gene encoding EF-Tu), with translation MFRKTLTEGLAGDNVGCLLRGIERDEVERGMVLAKPGSITPHTSFLGEVYVLRKEEGGRHTPFFSGYRPQFYIRTMDVTGTVTLPEGVEMVMPGDNVNLRVDLIVPVALEAGSRFAIREGGRTVGAGVITKILE